In Populus alba chromosome 4, ASM523922v2, whole genome shotgun sequence, the genomic window taagagagagagagagagagagagaggggtccaatagaaataaaaagaaaaaggcattaTATTCGTAGCCAACACCACAAATCACACACTTGTTGGTATTCGATTCATTACATAGCATAGTAGCATAATCTGATGCAAGCTCATACGCTTGACTTGTTAAGATGCCTCAATCAACTTTTTtattgatgtatatatatagcgGTGAAGGCAAAGGCATTGATACCTAGTAGAGCTCCAATCCTAGGCGTGGTTTGATGACAACTTCGAGAGGGGTCTCCTTCGGCAAGGCAATGCCTGGGCCTTCAATCATGTCCACAGGCAAGCCTGCAACAGTTGTTAAATCAAAACCCTGAAGGATCCTAGCAAGTGTCAGATGAACCACTATCAAGCCAAGATTTATAGCAGGGCAAGATCTTCTCCCCGAGCTAAAAGGAATGAACTCCATATTTTGACCCCTAAAATCAAGATCAGCATGGGTTGTCAAGAACCTGTCAGGTTTAAACTCGTTTGGGTTTTTCCACACACGAGGGTCTCGATGAAGCTTCCATATGTTTACTACTACTCGAGTGCCCTTAGGAACATCATAGCCACCAATAGAACTATCTTCCATGGCCTCACGTGTTAGTGTTAAGGGGCCTGGAGGGTATAAGCGCAGGGTTTCTTTCACAATTGCTTGGAGGTACTTGAGGTTCTGTATATCTGATTCTTCCACCCATCTTTCTCTTCCTACTTGCTCGTCCAGCTCTTCTTGAGCAGCCTTTAGCACGGTTGGGTTGTTTAGCAATAGGGACAGCGTCCAAACTAATGTAGTTGCTGTGGTTCCTGCTCCTGTGAGGGTCAGAATCTGCAAAATTACAACAAAACgtgtgaaaatgaaaatatttgcAAGTCAATTACCACCTGAACGCTAGCGCAATTGGTCGGAGACTGGAAGGTCTCTGTGGTGCGCCCCCTCACCtgccagcccaaaaaaaaaaagaggtactAAAGGCTTACAGTTGGGAAACGTACCAAAGCTGTTGCCTTGATGACAACATCACGCGAATAGCCAGAAATCTTATCAGGACCTTCGGCAAGGTTAGAGATCATCACGTCCATGAAGTCGCTCTCACGATCGCTTCCCAATtcgccatctttttttttcttaagatgtTCTTCCAGCCAATTTCGTATCACGGCATCAAGTTCCTTGGCAGTCTTCTTCATGGCACTTACATGCCCCTGATAATCAAGCCATTCAAGAAATGGAATCGCATCCGACATTACAAAAATCCCACTCAGATACAAGGctttttttatggcttttttGTAACGCCAGGGCTCGCTGTTCTCCTTGTCATATGTGCTGCTGCAATATCGCTTCCCGACTATTGTTCTAAGGTTTATGTTGAACGTCAAGCTTTCCAACAATTTGCTTATATTCACCTTCGCAGGGGAGCCCACATTTCCTGCATAAAAACTGTGCAAACCTTTGATGAACGTGTCTACTTCTGACACACGGACATGCTTGAGAATTTCAAGCCGCTGATTTGATAGAAGCTGAAGAGTGGCCAGCTTTCGGACATCTCGCCAATACTGTCCATACGGGGATAATGCAAAAGCTGCGTTGTCATAAAACATATGTTTCCCTGCTGCTATGCCTGCTCTGGTAGCCAAAACTCTGTCATTGGTGTTTAAGCAATCCTTGACTGTTTCCCAACTACTGACCACTAGGGTTCGATGAATGCCGAACTTGAGTGAGTAAATAGGGCCATATTTATCGGCAATGGCTCCAAGGGTTTTACATGCTGGGTCTTTGCCAACCAGACTAGGGAGATGACCAAATATCGGCCATGCCCCGGATGGTTCAGGGGCTCTGGTTGATTTTTTGCTTTCACTATTTCTGGCCAAGATTTTCCAGAAACCATAAAGGAATACCAAAATGAGAGCCTCAAGAATCATTTGGAATTGGATATAAAAGAAATCCAGGGAGGAAAAGAAGATGGTTTGAATGCACCTCATGGTTTGGTTGGTATTTATAGACCCATAATCCATATATAGTCAATTAGATTAGACAAGgcataaaaagtaatataaagcACGAGTGAAGTGATAATGGcaaagttgtaaaaaaaaataattttttaacatgacatgaaaaatacaatacaaaCTTGGATTGTAAAATTAgatcataaaattatatgtaaatttttttaactaattatatattgataattaatcaaaataacaccataacataattaaaacaaaaataaaatacaaattgaaataattgattgatataATGTTGGTTGTTGGAGATGGCTAAAATATACTTCCTACATGATAAAGATCACCCTTATAGAATATTAAGCAATctaacattttatttgtttgaaatttctTATGCTTAGATTTATATAactaaaacaaggaaaaaaaacaaacagtattGTTAAATTTCATCTGTTATTATATATCTTTTGAAGTTTTACTATTTGATTGTTTATGAGTTTCtagttcatatattttattatttttgaactagcatatttataaaatatttagcagTCTAGCATTCTATTTATCATAAatcttttatgtttaattttatataactaaaacaagaaaaaaaacaagggttATGTAAAAACAATTCCGttcattctttttaattgaatttacaGGGTAGGCAAAGAGAGCTAACCTGGTAAGAAGTAATTCATCTTTGTTTGTTCCTTCACTCTACTTTCTTGCTTGGTAGCTCTCTTTAGAATCACTAACCTGGAGCAAACCAGACTCATACTGGGAAGGAGAAGGAAAGTAGGAGACAACATAACAAAAAGTTTATTTACACACTCATTCTATTCTACTGGAAGATTACAATTAAGAAGAACAAGCGACGGTAAGACGAGGAGATTGttaaaataactaagaaaaaacataaaaaaaatgttagaattcttagtaatttatttattatgaatgCTTAGGCATAATtgcatcgtgagtttgaggggagatattagataatatttatgtagtcttatttattaagggtaaaatagtactttcagtttaacttATATTTGTGAGTGCTTAGGCTCTGCTCCAAACCTGGTAGGGGCGCGCTGCCCCCCACAAACCCTGAACCAACGCACCACAGAGTTGGATCTGTGAAGTTGTATTCGAAATTAAGACTCGTTTTATAAAACTAGCTCTGATGTCatgttaaaataactaaaaacaaacacaaaaaagagatTAGAATTCTCAATAATCTGTTTATTATGAGTACTTAAACTTAAtctaattataatgaaaatatatatagattaaactGAAAGTATTATTCTaccattaataaataatactacataaatattatttattggagATGATTTATAATTGTAAGATAGGGCAATGACAAGCATGTTTAATTTAAAGTTCTCATAATTGTCGGTCCAAAATCGAGTGGACCTCATAATAATCTGAAAATCCCATCATAATATATCAAGATAAGggtttttcatggtttcttgcTCTTCGTTTAACTGTATCTGCTCGTGTATCACGCAGAAGGGATAATCGTTGGGTCCATGCATGGTTTTAGTGGCGTGGCGTGGTTTCCTTCCTTGCTGTACTACTTGCCAAAGCACAGcctagttttcttcttctttcttttgttttttttttgtttttccttaattCGCAATGATAAACATGTGTTTGAATCAGCAATCATGTATTCTTGAAAATTCAGCTAGTTTGCGAACGTGTTTTAaactgtatttaaaaaaaaaaaattaaatttttatttaaaattcaagttattttaaaaacacaatccaGCCGCAATCTCAATCACTCCTGCCACCAGGCCAGCCTATGCTGCTTTATAGAACATGCATGCATTAACTTGACTGAAACATTGCCTTTCAACCAAAAAAGGACGAAAACACCACTTGAATTCCTCTCCAATCAAGTCTTAAGTAAACTATGATTTAAATACAGATTAATATACATAACATAATATTCCAGTAACCACTACtatagaatgtatatcatgtatatatcagaatagaaaattaatataggatgttgtaatccctacagttactcatgtttctatcaaaatagaaaattaatataggatgttgtaatccctacagttactgcagtgttctgctgcctctatataaataggaaggttggctaaggcacaacccaacacaattccattattctcaacttggtatcagagccacaaaaccctaaaataaattaaacctacttttctcACAACCTCTCagcctcccttcttcaatggaacacccgccacatacatcttcaaattctgcagcaccagcagtccagctttcttcttcaccggcagtgcagccctcttctcttgcagcgcctcctctgctgCGTCACCGCCtagattctcctctgccatggctggtgaacgcctcctcttgcagcccacgtttgctgcctctactgccgcaagcattatctccctttctcacactcatcaagtcatctccctcaaattaacaaacaccaattatttatattggcatATGCAGatgctgccttatctcctaggccaaggagtttttggttttgttgatggttctaacacatgtccatcaacacatgttcttgcccatgatggtatctctcttcaggtaaatccgctttttcaaacctggaaataacaggaccaactcattctaagtgctcttctttcctccctatctatggaagttttgcatcttgttgttggctttcaaagttcttgttcagcttggggcactcttgagcgagctctcgcttccacctccaactctcgtattatgcaacttcacggctctcttcaggatctttgacagggtgatgaattagtaactcaatttatgcaaaaagcaaaggccttatttgatgaattggtcgTTATTGGTCAACCAGTTTCGCttaaagatttcaatttatatgtgtttcgtggtcttcggggagagtttaaagacttagttaccagtcttattaccaaggctgaacctttatcatatgtagatcttcacagccatctcctcacacatgaatttcttcacaaatcttctgctaCCATACATGCTCATttgctgcccacacccagcattccatcttctacTCTTGTT contains:
- the LOC118056060 gene encoding dimethylnonatriene synthase: MILEALILVFLYGFWKILARNSESKKSTRAPEPSGAWPIFGHLPSLVGKDPACKTLGAIADKYGPIYSLKFGIHRTLVVSSWETVKDCLNTNDRVLATRAGIAAGKHMFYDNAAFALSPYGQYWRDVRKLATLQLLSNQRLEILKHVRVSEVDTFIKGLHSFYAGNVGSPAKVNISKLLESLTFNINLRTIVGKRYCSSTYDKENSEPWRYKKAIKKALYLSGIFVMSDAIPFLEWLDYQGHVSAMKKTAKELDAVIRNWLEEHLKKKKDGELGSDRESDFMDVMISNLAEGPDKISGYSRDVVIKATALILTLTGAGTTATTLVWTLSLLLNNPTVLKAAQEELDEQVGRERWVEESDIQNLKYLQAIVKETLRLYPPGPLTLTREAMEDSSIGGYDVPKGTRVVVNIWKLHRDPRVWKNPNEFKPDRFLTTHADLDFRGQNMEFIPFSSGRRSCPAINLGLIVVHLTLARILQGFDLTTVAGLPVDMIEGPGIALPKETPLEVVIKPRLGLELY